GCTTCTTTCCACTGAGTACCTGATGAGCGACATCGCGACGCACAAACTTGGCGACTATTGCTGGCGTCGGCTGCGCAGCGCTTGCCTTCAGCCGGTGACAGATGTCGATCGCTTCGGCTCCTACGTCCACTCCAACAGCCCTACACGTCGCCAACACCAAGTCGCGAACGTTTTCATTTTCAGAGAAAGGCACTCCACGGATCTCGAGCGTATTTTTTCGTCCGTACTGCTCGAGTGCGTCCAATTTATCAGTCAAAAGTTCCAAACTcatcttgaaattattttgaaattgatttggaACAATTTCTTTGGcttttcaaactatttttttgctGGCTGGGAAACATAATGGAATATGATTCAATACAATATCATAGAATGAATTCCAAAGGATGTATTCTCGTATTGTCGATTTAATCAGCACGATTCATGCTTATTTGCAACATCATTCAATCTATGCGATTCGAGAAGTTTTTCTAAACGTTTTGTTGTGTTAAACAGttccaaaataaaatattttatagtcgCTCAATGAGAGCATTTGAATAGTGATAGAAACGGACTACACGATTTCAGTGAACAGTAATTCAACGAACTGAGATTATCATCCTATAGCTCAGATGCTTGAATTCCATCATTTCTTAAAAAAGTCATTCAATCAACCCGTAATGAGAGGATTATTCGAAAATAAAGTAGTTTCCATTCACGCAATTTCTTACCATGgcattttgtttttgtggtgtaacattcaattattgtaacattgAGCACGTTCTTGAAGTGGGGCAGAACGAATAGTCGATGAGAAATGTGCTTTTTGCAAGACATGAACGGACGTGAGTGGAATTCTAATAAGAGTTGTAGACTGGGCTGTGAGACAGGTTGCTAATTGAACTGAGTAGATGACGCGGCACCCACAGTGTCGCGTTGACAATGGGCTAACACGTTGTGACACTCATTTTGCATAGGAATTTTATTACTATGCATGAATACAGTCGGGATTCCACTTCGAGTCTCCTCCCTTTGACGGCCTGTAAATGTGGGGAGCATTTCTGTACGAGTCACGCTGTAGAAAATTGGGATTCATAACTTGAATTTGTGATGTCAACCATCGTTTTGTGAATGTTCATAATATGATGATTTCTGTTACGATAGGTCTTAGTATTGAAAACCTCACATCAATCTGTCATCAACGATGACTAAAACCAcctaaaacataattatttaggATTCAAGCAAGTCACAAACTACTCCAAGGTTCAATGTTTATAgaagaattttttcaaatatttcatgcaACAAGGAGTTGTGAAACACATGAATGGATGAATTTTGAATGCTTATATGATATTGAAATGTTTCGTGGTTTGAGGAATCAAACCATTCATATTGTTTTAATGAAGAATCCAAGCAAATCAAACTACGTTCAATCTCTCCTTGTTTTTCATCTCTCCTTTACAAATAAGTCCTTGCAAAACTCACTCATTCAACATGAATGATCAGACAAGCTGAGCAGagtagagaaggagaaggaggtttAATAGGAGGAGTAAGGagggtggagaaggagaagagggagtaagaggacgaggaggaggaataaTATGAATGGGGGTGGGGAGAAATGTTATAAGAAGAGAAGGAAAGTAACACTGAActaggaggatgaggaggagaaggagatggaagagGAGGTGGGAGTAGATAAGGCAGTGGAGAagtgggaggagaaggaggaaaaggagcaGGAGAGTACGAGTTGGTATAAAAAAACAGGTTGCAATAGGTATAGGTTGAGCAGGGGCAGGATAGGCAATTCTCAGGTGGCTGTTAGCAAGCGACCCATCACCTGCTATGGATCCCACTTGACTGGATGCAGCATGCAGGGATTGCAGGATAGGAGGTAGCTGTCCGTTTGTAATTCCATCGGCAGAGCACAGCCTTTAGAGTCGCAGCAACTTCATTTCCCCGTCTTTGATAGAGTTCGAACGCTTCCTTTTTCGCCAGGCCTTACATTCGTTCACGTGATACACGACAACCTTCTTATCACTACCATCTCCCATTTCATTCTCATCCAGCGTATTCTTTCCCCCTAGCTGTGTTTTTTGTGTACCAACACAACGTGCTGGTGAGAGTGGAAATTTAAATGGGAACTCGATCATGTTCTAAAACTATTAATGGAGTTGAGAAGTTGTGCTATGAACTGTTCGTTAAAGAACATATATGTATTTCTCGTCCAAAGGTTGTAGCTTGCTTTGAAAAGGAACTGCAAAACTCCAGTAGGAGTGAAAAAACATTGTGACAGTCcttcattttcaagatattcaacaaataattgtagatAACAGAGCATGATTATGAGATGGTTCATAATGATAATGGACAATGAGTAAACTATTAACAAAAAGATTAAGCTTAGATATGATTTATAACTTTTGAGAATTTAGAAATCAGATTTGGAAGTGTAAGTAAATCTTGTCTTCAACTGTTCTGGTTGAAGAGAAAAGAGCTGAAGGAATCCCATGTTTGGAATTAAAAATTCTCATTAGTGCTACGACAGAGTTGATGATTTCTACTATTGAAGCATGGCTCTAAAACTCTCCTGATCCCTTACCAACATGCGATTCTCACTGGAATACTCATGGCCTAAAGGGTCAACAAATATAATAGAACAATTCTggataaataattcattatttaaactaattaTTAGTTCTATATGACGATTAAATGTTGTGATTACTATATTACTTATTATATGTACGATATTTAAGTGTATTATAATTACTGTATTGGATGCATTATAttactttattcttcttcttgagATTAATAAGGAATTTCTACAAGTACTTCTCCTCAACCCAGAACTGCATCCAAGAAAATTCTTTGTAATATGATGTTCTCAATCATCTCGAGAGCATAAAACATCATGCTCAATAGGAAATTCTCAGTAAAGATTTATCGAAGCATCTGCAAGTTGCCATACACGTAATACGGTCGTTTGTCGGCTCCGTAATAGGAGTTTGAAATGTAGCAGTGATAAGAATGAAGCCCATTCCAAAATCCAACTGAAGCTTCAGAACCGAAGACTAATAGAGAACAATTCGCAGAATCTGGAAATTCTCAATAACGCTGTTGTGAGGGATTTGCAAGACCGTGGAATGTATTTTAGTCAGTATAATGTTTACATTTCGAAGAAATTCTTCTCAAGAAGTTCCATCTCTCTACATCTTGTCATCTAAATTGCAAATCTCGGTCCAAGACATTTCCCGGCTCTGGGAAAACTTTTATAGAAACGAATTTCCCTCAccatctcctctttctttcACTTTTCACATTAGCTTCAATCTTTTATATTTCGTCCTCTCTCTTTCCTGCGCAATCCACTTGAAATCTGTAGACCTACTCTTCCACACTGCCATCGTCCTTTTCCCACCTCCTCCATTTTCTTATCTTTCCACTCGCATTTGCATATTGAAACAAGCGGAAAATAGATACTGATGCTTGAGGCTACCACAAATATGTCTCGACGCCCATATACCAAATGATGGTACTTGATGGAATATTATCACAATCTATATTCAAAGGGGAGAAGGGTTGAATTTGCAGGTATTGGCTATTCAATAAGCAAATAAAATGTATtgccaaattcatataaataattcacaaatacatggaaaacaaaattcagtttcatacattagaaatttactaacaaaattacaaacgctttcattgaaactaaataataatctaatattattagattattgGCATTATTTAGGACGTTGGCAGGCCTGGTGTCTGCTAGGTCAGTTCTATTGGAGTGAGCTACGtgaaaattttcagttttattagTATTACacgtttatttattcatttgttcaaGTTTGAGTTGTGTAATAGTTGAGTAGTGATTCAATCAGACAAATGGCTTAGTTCTTTTGTGTTTTGAATTACCTGAGTTTGTGACTTGTGTTCATCTCTCAAGATCTAACCTACAATATTGAACATTATTGACTCGTCAACAGTGACAGGATCTTATCATTTTATCAGTTGTCTCAAACGACGTGCTTTCATGTTTCTGAACTTTCGATTTTCTTCACTTGTCGTCGTCTGCAAGTTGCCGGTAACTGGTTAACTTAACCTAAAAGCTAGCTTTTGAGCGGGAGCCCGAGTCAGCTGTAGTTGCAGTCAGctgttttttgttttgttttcatcTGACAAATAGAGACATCAACACAGCTCTTCTGTGTTATCTTCTGTGCACTGCTCTATTGATCTTCGATTATACTTGTTTTGGCGCTAGATTTTGAATTTaagatgatgacaatgaacCGAATGACAACACGCCGAAGGCGGGAGTGTTTGATCCGGGAAGCGGAATTAGAGTTGAATAATATGAACTGTGATCTTGTTAATGATACGGTGATAGAATTAGCTGTCAATATTAGAGGAACTCTATCAGTGATCTCGGataaattcacgaatgatgccATTATTGACATAATTCCGGATGTTGTTGGAATTCTAAATAAATTGGACACCACAATCTCCTACAATAATGAACTGCTGAATGAACGCACTGACCTTCTGAATAATAATACTGAACTGACTAAGCAAGTAGAGTACGAGAAAAATAAGCGTAAAGAAAACTTTGAGGACTCCTTATTCAATGAGGAAAAGGCTGAGGAGGAAATTCTGTTATTGGAAGCGCGTATAAAAAAACTGGAGGCATCTAACACCCATTTAAACGAGgaattgaataataagaatgaaataataaaaattattgaagcCGATAATAATAGCTTATTTTTTAACAGAGATACTATTTTGGACAAAGTAACTTCTAGGAGCAATGATGAATTTATTACGCCAAGAAATACTGCTAAAGTTAGAACCGATTTTACTGAGACTGGAGCTATAACGGTAAATAACAGATTTGAAATTCTCTCTGAAAACGCTAAATCTGCAAGTAATAATAGGCCTACCACTTCTCATAAACTACTGGTCAAGGCTCAAGTTCACAGACCTATAGCGTTGCCCAAGACGTCTCATATTAAAAACACCATTACTGAAACAACCCATACCGGGAAAAAAAGGAGAATGACAATTCTATCGGATAGCCAAGGAAAACATTTGAGTGAATACCTGCAGCATCTGTATGACAGCTTTGAAACCTTCGTTTATACTAAACCTGGCGCTAAAttaaaacatattattcaagATGGCATGGATTTTGTTAAGGATTTCACCAAAGATGATGTTATTGTTATATTGGCTGGCACAAACGACTTCCATGTAGACGAACCTCATCAGTTAACTGTATTCCAAGGAATAAACGCTCTCTTAAAACTACGGTTGAAATCTAAAATTGTTGTATGCAGCGTACCGTACAGATATGACAACCTCAGCCTAAATGAAAACATACTCTTCTCCAACTCCTATCTATCGAGAGTAGTGAGTGAATATGAGGGCGGTCTGCGGCTTTCCTTTTTGGACGTAAATGACTTCCTCCAGCGATCCCACTTCACAAGGCACGGTCTGCATCTCAATCGTCGCGGAAAGCTGATACTAGCCAGGAACTTTGAAGTGTTTGCCAAGCAGAATGCTGCGAGAATTGGTGTAGGTGACCTTGATCTATCGGCGAATACTGGTGGCAGGGCTACAACTGCGGATGAGCTGCGGATCCCTCAATTGCCTGAGTCTCCCGCTATTAACTATCTGGGTTCCTATCCTATCACACCCAATCAAGAGGAAATGGAAAACTGTGACGATGGATGTGAAAACTGTGAAAATGTGCATGATTCCATGTCATCTGAAAAGGACAATGGACTATCTCGGACTTCACCCCTTAGTAATAGTTTGATTGAATTACCAAGATCTTCATCTTtagtaaattttaaaattaacaattcaa
Above is a window of Nilaparvata lugens isolate BPH chromosome 4, ASM1435652v1, whole genome shotgun sequence DNA encoding:
- the LOC120351061 gene encoding uncharacterized protein LOC120351061; this encodes MSLELLTDKLDALEQYGRKNTLEIRGVPFSENENVRDLVLATCRAVGVDVGAEAIDICHRLKASAAQPTPAIVAKFVRRDVAHQVLSGKKQVRRLSSRVFGLPGEEQPVYINGSLTLVRRKMLSQAKKLQRERGYKYVWVDWAGNVKIRPVDKGRVFTVNNENELQTFMAKCA
- the LOC111046414 gene encoding uncharacterized protein LOC111046414, which produces MMTMNRMTTRRRRECLIREAELELNNMNCDLVNDTVIELAVNIRGTLSVISDKFTNDAIIDIIPDVVGILNKLDTTISYNNELLNERTDLLNNNTELTKQVEYEKNKRKENFEDSLFNEEKAEEEILLLEARIKKLEASNTHLNEELNNKNEIIKIIEADNNSLFFNRDTILDKVTSRSNDEFITPRNTAKVRTDFTETGAITVNNRFEILSENAKSASNNRPTTSHKLLVKAQVHRPIALPKTSHIKNTITETTHTGKKRRMTILSDSQGKHLSEYLQHLYDSFETFVYTKPGAKLKHIIQDGMDFVKDFTKDDVIVILAGTNDFHVDEPHQLTVFQGINALLKLRLKSKIVVCSVPYRYDNLSLNENILFSNSYLSRVVSEYEGGLRLSFLDVNDFLQRSHFTRHGLHLNRRGKLILARNFEVFAKQNAARIGVGDLDLSANTGGRATTADELRIPQLPESPAINYLGSYPITPNQEEMENCDDGCENCENVHDSMSSEKDNGLSRTSPLSNSLIELPRSSSLVNFKINNSSFL